In Myxococcus stipitatus, the DNA window GGTGACGCCCGACGCGGGGCGCGTGCGCGTGGGCGACGAGGACCTCACCCACCTGCCCATGCACCGCCGAGCGCGCCGGGGCGTGGGCTACCTCCCCCAGGAGGCCTCCGTCTTCCAGAAGCTCACCCTGCGCGACAACCTGCTGGCCGTGCTGGAGCTCCAGAAGGGCCTGGACAAGCGCGCCCGCGAGGCCCGCGCCGCCGCCATCCTCGAGGAGTTCGGCCTCACCCACGTCGCCGAGTCCCTGGGCGGCACCCTGTCCGGTGGCGAGCGCCGCCGTGCCGAAATCGCGCGCAGCCTGGTGCCCCAGCCGCGCTTCATCCTCTTCGACGAGCCCTTCGCCGGCGTCGACCCCATCAACGTCGGCGACCTCCAGCGGCAGATATTCCTCCTGCGCGAGCGCGGCCTGGGCGTGCTCATCACCGACCACAACGTCCAGGACACCCTCGGCATCTGTGACCGCGCCTACATCATCGCACAGGGACAGATCCTGGAGGAGGGCACCCCGGCGGAGATCGCCGCGTCCCCCCGGGCGCGCGCCGTCTACCTGGGGGAACGGTTCCGGCTCCAGCAGACCTCCTGAGCCCGGCTGGTCAACGGCCAACCCGATGCATAGACTGGGTTGGCCTCGCTTTTGCGCCGCTCGCCCGGCGCCTCCTCCTCACGCGGAGTACGTGTAAACCGTTGGTTTCCTTGTGGAATTTTGAATATGCAAGCAAGGGACCACGATTCCACCACTAGACGGCGTCAGGGTGCCTTGTTACGTTGGCACGGTCTTTGATTGGTCCCCTGTCGAAGGGGACTGAATCAGCTCGGGGAGACCCTGTCTCATGGCGATGGAACTCAAACAAAGCCTGAAGCTCGCGCAGCAGCTGGTGATGACGCCGCAGCTGCAGCAGGCCATCAAGCTGCTCCAGCTCTCGCGGATGGAGCTCTTGGAGCAGGTCCGGGAGGAGATGGATCAGAACCCGCTCCTGGAGCAGCCGGACGAGCAGGCGCCCGGGGACGTGGGGGACAAGGAGCCGGGGGAGGCCTCGCTGGAGGCGGACAACGTCGAGATGCCGCGCGACGTGGAGCTGCCGGCGGCCAACAGCGACACGGCGACGGAGTTCAAGGCGGATGGGGACGGGCCCCCGGAGATCGACTGGGAGGCGTACCTCAACAGCTACCAGTTCAACGAGCCGACCACCGCGTCCAACAAGGGCAACGTGGCCACGGACGACCTGCCGTCGTTCGAGGCCAACCTGGTCAAGAAGGAGGACCTGGTCGACCACATCCAGGAGCAGCTGGGCACGCTGCGCCTGAACGACGCCGAGCGGCGCATCGCGATGCTCATCCTCGGCAACCTGGATGACGACGGCTACCTGAAGCTGCCGGACCTGGAGGGCGACCCGCTCATCCGCCTGGCCAACGAGGCGGACGTGCCCATGCACATCGCCGAGCGCACCCTGCGGCGCATCCAGATGCTGGAGCCCCGGGGCTGCGGCGCGAGGGATTTGCAGGAGTGCCTGCTCATCCAGCTGCAGGGGATGAAGGAGCCGCAGGCGCCGCTGTTGGGCCTCATCATCAAGCGGCACCTGAAGTACCTGGAGAGCAAGAACCTGCCCGCCATCGCCAAGGACCTGAAGGTCCCGCT includes these proteins:
- the lptB gene encoding LPS export ABC transporter ATP-binding protein; this translates as MAEGLHKAYRGRQVVKGVSFTVSPGEVVGLLGPNGAGKTTSFNMVVGLVTPDAGRVRVGDEDLTHLPMHRRARRGVGYLPQEASVFQKLTLRDNLLAVLELQKGLDKRAREARAAAILEEFGLTHVAESLGGTLSGGERRRAEIARSLVPQPRFILFDEPFAGVDPINVGDLQRQIFLLRERGLGVLITDHNVQDTLGICDRAYIIAQGQILEEGTPAEIAASPRARAVYLGERFRLQQTS
- the rpoN gene encoding RNA polymerase factor sigma-54, whose protein sequence is MAMELKQSLKLAQQLVMTPQLQQAIKLLQLSRMELLEQVREEMDQNPLLEQPDEQAPGDVGDKEPGEASLEADNVEMPRDVELPAANSDTATEFKADGDGPPEIDWEAYLNSYQFNEPTTASNKGNVATDDLPSFEANLVKKEDLVDHIQEQLGTLRLNDAERRIAMLILGNLDDDGYLKLPDLEGDPLIRLANEADVPMHIAERTLRRIQMLEPRGCGARDLQECLLIQLQGMKEPQAPLLGLIIKRHLKYLESKNLPAIAKDLKVPLEEVVAAVKLLPKLDPKPGRNFSGDDAQYITPDVFVYKMGDEYTVVLNDDGLSKLRISGIYRNALKTGAVGPGQTKDFIQDKLRSAVWLIRSIHQRQRTIYKVTESIVKFQRDFLDKGIAHLKPLILRDVAEDIGMHESTVSRVTTSKYVHTPQGIFELKYFFNSSISRVSGEDTASEAVKHHIKQLVAQEDARNPYSDQKIVELLRAQGTEIARRTVAKYREVLGILPSSKRKRYY